A stretch of Besnoitia besnoiti strain Bb-Ger1 chromosome III, whole genome shotgun sequence DNA encodes these proteins:
- a CDS encoding hypothetical protein (encoded by transcript BESB_048470) produces the protein MYRSSAHPSRAKTSADPLSDLREVGLLHEMGSRGARPFKQPRASLHVSPAMLSSASSRQSLRSLLLGGAESGRRREDSQRRLADAGKDDPDHAPIRRERRGMDSEEERRRRRRDAGLFRSVSLDGGNEETDEDDFRQVENSRNLPSRGAGAHSGRGRLLNVEEDGKARRKKERKTRPSIAGASSRARDRREREASSDGGSPHLLGRRLGFASPALTPRKGSSLAAADGESRSHSAAAGSRRRISKEKHNSLEVGTWSSAHAPRRPAGAATWHASPPAAAALDSSASSHLSSSSSSAAQSPDSNAVLAPSWLLSTLGVFPAEDPSVAAAVPASRGLPEDGEPAARGAREQRAGAGSDERPESEEVKPLQMGRSRMKRDDRRKKTEPERRRVAAGAENESQDEEAGEAPRQALFPRQHARRRARGDQGLSSEGEAQGTGGGGKQTALASPDRQERKRRKYRDAEAEDARGASRADPTGTSISDSEDGRGSSAVPQPRNEAREAAGSAAPGGSSIQASGRKHDEASARGAGPVEETKKREKGRRGASRKKGEKPGASVLSSSLAASPSRLLYPASTLVGSALRPASFLPSRGLGPAGTVTSLMPSLFTSARGETRGVAGLSRLPLEASFAPATALEPRKEEPSAGGGRDEAADGDAGADEPRLHEAGLESLSADEAGERAGRSAHAERSSGSESLQAPHARATPLSLSALLQAPPRPARVPQSAASVADTRRQEKDSRAAREEGRDGRLRREAFVGDEGLESSPRAKERQLEAESRVEVRGAAGRCPVSVCAGEERGEAFFFVSAADGGHTEDAPSLPGDLQDGAREGEAPLYAEGGAQKARRGVSVACCSVGIQCEEPGAEREEGAAKAGTLGQNPFPSLFQGEERESEADKERREFLLFCQRLQSTRSHASPLSLSLHQHASVPCENVESLSAAGDLEPRPPFEAADRAAGLCFGGGEGEEDEEKFAYSPSSSASSSLPSSPLHTRKADSGLRGAFGAAAADLCGSSRGRSAASVPGCVSSPLASHFPSSSALPPLCVASFGTAPGALFGGAGTPRGEVVAVSLREVSGGSSSGAPTSRWPVSGELSPRAETDDGDPEERERAAGLWRVEELKQLGRQVALWGERRVLAGAFFLEAESREHLLEVLGAQLEEEDEAEEDDALQLQQEEEEDFREAVQQQLLFFERLQRERPSLFPRTLASRLRREKREEASSPEGAGSPQAGKVRRASGALLSPLTQQAKRTVERRKEERDDDAFSVHSDSTVCLPPYFYVGLSPSRVASPLKGRASPFRRPELAGVSGSKSRQIDSSRAETLTAHSSASRSAARQPQGGGRRRFSSESCAAPDGGMGGESGAPARRPESQEGEEADRGKEREDKGDEDAAEETSSRAERARLGAESIADDHLSPAESPALLSPARAASGAAEGHRERERAEDDETKEEKGEEEEEEEVRPEDGEADDGGSAEEEPESGAARRWMSLAAAHADEAESAEKQLDASEREDASPAQREPRARLAEEEASNAGSEREEAEDEMRSEEQAPADEAAGILRAREESPPTSSLPSFPVLEALASSAVSADSSPVPSLEPACAPALLFGEETGGSRVSALRFEGEAPPESNACVASSAAVFSSAPLASASAVSEHPSGGLFVASPQRGLRRRSRGHGSRSDSPRSAARGDSLGGGRAQGAAGPAGAEETAAEAESDASVGSGHPSSASARSSAEDLSLGGSTEEAQAGNEEDEKLEDEEREDEEAGAGGARGAEGRGESRVADGEAGEEPGEDGEEGPDEAKGGGRWEGSDSGALGVQVSDFGSSTEETETRPFSSRPASDVDMRPQAHETPESPAEALAARRAAANEEEASAGRASVVIASAPLGSTVSGGVGLAPHQELSVSSFASPRFRYASPLPDEVGTPTPLREVDAEVQRELEESGELQQEGTADMTDFSREGAEGERRDVEQARSAGWSGFSANSERLSPAKVVSSTFFSPSHSALPLPSAAFLAALQDSPPSSNASMAFPSSSSSLAGSPALSSSCFFAPHSEAAPREESTRPSVPAISSSAVSASPAPPFRLFSAAYLHTQALDERREGDAAKGEKEAWDVSGGGIAVSAALCGGLRGEQPLLPQESAKLRAEPRTYATDRGHRTEARRTAEGEEGSTREKGTGGERRAETRGSLSLSTRRARGGRTSGRRSESESSNESERRWRGGGDREAGAEGLLAKRGAEGRENEEDEGAAQREQHHGEARSGGAVAAKDAHGKPKEAARRRGVERGRADPEDDDCIVIEEEGMLAGGEGAPDDGREEARRHSEPADLWPLASGGERERGSVERNGSRLGAVADCHREVLLSLKRKHEEESRKKFPAATPQQHAASVPPSSLSSAASSSSRPSSSLPSLRRHPASQAPSFSLQPSSAAASSRQSHLLLPASPSLRSPASLQPTRLSDRLAQATAARLRSPCASLPPAKKQRALSPPVPSARGAASPARSERAAAARGGAETAPSGATPRDFSLEQKPDTPGRAESPAGAVAASSASPVLIVSDEDEEEKARQGGVSAETGDTREAPAEQKKCASLKLGGRAATEAEAHAEAAREAEANGRPRKTQREERCAESDARQAPAAAAGPVEGAQPDARKADPGEMRQEKEGTGEQKRNDRVLERRKVRQDEVELQSPKSRADPEKKPAQSAFEAATPNRPVTRGARWKIAPEDQAALTGLLHRVSEVRGNDGEVVVHRAGIPLTIKSLRGLLPGGLLDDEVINLYMVLLQERDDRSLRISQTRPDTAASTRHRRCQFFPSHFYASLRKSGYEGVRRWTMRKKVDIFGQDLLVFPLHVVAETHWALGVVNFSAGAIEYYDSLDYKEEGKEFGDRIRDYLRREHLDKKGRPFHAGKSLRSVVKRVPHQENSSDCGVFCCQFAEHLGAARLAFDFSQVDITPLRYKMMLQLSQTYVA, from the exons ATGTACCGTTCCTCCGCCCACCCGAGTCGGGCAAAGACATCAGCTGACCCGCTCTCGGACTTGAGGGAAGTCGGCTTGCTGCATGAAATGGGCtcaagaggcgcgcggccgttcaagcagcctcgcgcctctctgcatgTCTCTCCCGCGATgctgtcctccgcctcgtctcgccagtcgcttcgctcgctgctgctgggcgGGGCGGAAAGCGGCAGAAGAAGGGAAGACAGTCAGCGCAGGCTGGCGGACGCTGGAAAAGACGACCCCGACCACGCCCCAATcagaagagaaaggcgcggtatggacagcgaggaagagcgccgccggagaaGGCGGGATGCGGGGCTCTTTCGCTCCGTTTCTTTAGATGGAGGCAACGAGGAaacagacgaagacgacttCCGCCAAGTGGAAAACAGCAGAAACTTGCCGTCTCGTGGCGCTGGAGCGCACTCTggccgcgggcgtcttcttaacgtcgaggaagacggaaaagcgcggagaaagaaagagaggaaaacgcgaCCCAGCATCGCCGGCGCTTCCAGTCGCGCGAGGgacaggcgcgagagggaggcgagctcGGATGGTGGTAGCCCTCATCTCCTCGGCCGGCGCTTGGGCTTTGCGTCGCCCGCTCTCACTCCACGCAAAggttcctctctcgctgccgcggatGGTGAGTCCAGGTCGCActcggcggcagcaggtTCAAGAAGAAGGATATCGAAAGAGAAGCACAACTCACTCGAAGTGGGGACTTGGTCCTCCGCACACGCCCCGCGGcgacctgcaggcgccgcgacctggcatgcgtcgcctccggccgccgctgcgctcgactcctccgcgtccagtcacctctcgtcttcgtcttcttcagctgctcaGTCCCCTGACTCGAATGCCGTCCTCGCGCCGTCGTGGCTGCTGTCCACGCTCGGAGTGTTTCCTGCGGAGGACCcctccgtcgcggccgcggttCCGGCCTCTAGGGGCCTTCCAGAGGACGGGGAGCCGGCGGCCCGCGGAGCTCGTGAGC agcgcgcaggcgcaggcagcgacgagcGACCAGAAAGTGAAGAAGTCAAGCCCCTGCAAATGGGCAGAAGTCGCATGAAGCGCGATGATAGACGGAAGAAGACTGAGCCAGAGCGCAGACGGGTCGCCGCTGGAGCGGAGAACGAAAGccaagacgaagaagcagggGAGGCACCGCGCCAGGCCTTGTTCCCgcggcagcacgcgcgccggagagcgcgaggagatcAGGGGCTCTCGAgtgagggcgaggcgcagggcaccggcggcgggggcaaGCAGACTGCGCTAGCGTCGCCCGACCGccaagagagaaagaggaggaaataCAGGGacgcggaagcagaggacgcgcgaggcgcgtcgcgcgcagatCCGACTGGAACTTCTATTTCGGATTCCGAGGACGGGCGCGGGTCTTCGGCCGTCCCTCAGCCGCGCAACGAGGCTCGGGAAGCGGCAGGGAGCGCAGCACCCGGAGGCAGCTCTATCCAGGCGAGCGGAAGAAAACACGACGAAGCCTCGgctcgaggcgcggggccagtcgaggagacgaagaagcgagagaaagggcggcggggagcgtcaaggaagaagggcgagaagCCAGGGGCCTCTGTGTTGTCTTCTTCCCTCGCCGCTTCTCCCTCCCGTCTCCTCTATCCTGCGTCCACGCTCGTCGGCTCGGCGCTTCGGCCGGCGTCGTTTCTGCCGTCGCGGGGGCTTGGCCCCGCTGGGACCGTCACCAGCCTCATGCCCTCTTTGTTCACTTCCGCTAGGGGGGAGACTCGTGGggtcgcgggcctctcgcgcttgccGTTGGAAGCCTCTTTCGCGCCTGCGACCGCGTTGGAGCCGCGCAAGGAGGAGCCCAGCgcaggcggggggcgggacgaggcagcggacggcgacgcaggggcaGACGAACCGAGACTCCACGAGGCGGGGCTGGAGAGTCTctccgcagacgaggcgggcgagcgagcAGGTCGTTCAGCTCATGCGGAGCGAAGCAGCGGGTCGGAATCTCTTcaggcgccgcacgccaGAGCCACGCCGCTTTCCCTCAGTGCcctcctgcaggcgccgcctcggccggcgcgcgttccacagagcgcagcgagcgtAGCGGACACGCGCCGACAAGAGAAAgattcgcgcgccgcgcgggaggaggggcgcgacggcaggctgcggcgggaggcctttgtcggcgacgaaggcctgGAGTCGTCACCCCGAGCAAAAGAACGTCAGTTggaagcagagagccgcgTCGAGGTGCGTGGTGCAGCGGGTCGTTGTCCCGTCAGCGTgtgcgcgggagaggagagaggcgaggctttttttttcgtcaGCGCAGCGGACGGAGGTCAcacagaggacgcgccctcgctgccggGAGACCTGCAGGACGGCGCGcgtgagggcgaggcgccactttacgcagaaggaggcgccCAGAAGGCCAGAAGAGGCGTTTCAGTTGCGTGCTGCTCAGTCGGGATTCAGTGCGAAGAGcccggcgccgagcgagaggagggggccgcgaaggcgggcaCCCTGGGGCAGAATCCCTTCCCGTCTCTGTTTcagggcgaagagcgcgaaaGCGAAGCCGACAAAGAACGCAGAGAGTTCCTTCTGTTTTGTCAGCGCCTGCAGTCGACGCGgtcgcatgcgtcgcctctctcgctcagTCTTCATCAGCACGCTTCTGTTCCCTGCGAAAATGTCGAgagtctctctgcggcgggcgacctggagccgcggccgccgttcGAGGCGGCCGACCGCGCTGCCGGGCTGTGCTtcggggggggagagggagaggaagacgaggagaagtTTGCGTattcgccgtcttcttcagcctcttcttcgctgccgaGCTCGCCCTTGCACACGCGCAAGGCGGacagcggcctgcgcggcgcgtttggggcggcggcggcggatctCTGCGGCTCGTCACGCGGTCGCTCAGCTGCCTCAGTTCCGGGGTGTGTCTCCAGTCCCCTCGCGTCTCACTTCccgtcctcgtcggcgctgccgccgctctgcgtcgcgtcctTCGGAACTGCGCCCGGCGCGCTCTTTGGCGGGGCAGGCACGCCTCGAGGCGAGGTCGTTGCGGTGTCTTTGCGGGAGGTCTCCGGAGGGTCGTCCTCGGGAGCTCCGACCTCCCGCTGGCCGGTGTCTGGGGAGTTGAGCCCtcgggcggagacagacgacggagatccggaggagcgcgagagggcCGCCGGGCTGTGGCGGGTCGAGGAGCTGAAGCAGCTAGGCAGGCAAGTCGCGCTGtggggagagaggcgcgtgcTGGCGGGGGCGTTCTTTCTTGAagccgagagccgcgagcaCCTCCTCGAGGTGCTtggcgcgcagctcgaagaggaagacgaagcggaggaagacgacgcgctccagctccagcaagaagaagaggaagacttCCGCGAGGCcgttcagcagcagctcctcttcttcgagcgcctgcagcgcgagcgtcCTTCGCTCTTCCCGCGCACACTCGCCAGCCGCCTTCGcagggagaagcgcgaggaggcgtcaagccccgagggcgcagggtcgccgcaggcgggcaaggtgcgtcgcgcgagcggcgccttgctgtctccgctcacgcagcaggcgaagaggacggtGGAGCGGCGcaaggaggagagagacgacgacgccttcAGCGTTCACTCCGATTCCACAGTCTGTCTTCCACCCTACTTCTACGTCgggctctcgccgtcgcgcgtcgcgtccCCGCTGAAgggtcgcgcctcgcccttccgAAGGCCGGAGCTCGCGGGCGTGTCGGGCTCCAAGAGCCGACAGATAGACTCTTCCCGCGCGGAGACCCTCACGGCGCACTCGTCAGCGAGCCGCAGTGCGGCCCGTCAACctcaggggggggggcggag GCGCTTCTCAAGCGaaagctgcgcagcgcctgacGGGGGCATggggggagagagcgggGCGCCCGCCCGGCGCCCCGAGTCTCAAGAGGGGGAAGAAGCAGATCGtggaaaggagagagaggacaaGGGCGatgaagacgcagcagaagagacttcttcgcgggcggagcgcgcgcgcctcggcgcggagTCGATTGCAGATGACCATCTCAGTCCAGCGGAGAGccccgctctcctctctcccgccAGGGCCGcttcaggcgccgccgaaggccatcgagaaagagaacgcgccgaggacgacgaaacaaaggaagaaaaaggagaggaagaggaagaagaggaagtgCGGCctgaggacggcgaggcggacgacggcgggtcggcggaggaagagccTGAGAgtggcgcggctcgccgctggaTGTCCCTAGCGGCAGCCcacgcggacgaggcggagagcgcagaaAAGCAGCTTGACGCCtctgagagagaagacgcgtcgcctgcgcagcgagaaCCCCGCGCGCGActggcagaagaagaggcgtcGAACGCAGGGTCTGAaagggaggaagcggaggatgAAATGCGGTCAGAAGAGCAGGCACcagcagacgaagcagcgggAATCCTGcgggcgagagaagagagtcCTCCAacctcgtcgctgccctcctTTCCTGTTCTCGAGGCGCTTGCCTCGTCGGCAGTCTCGGCCGACAGTTCCCCTGTACCCTCCCTTGAACCCGCTTGCGCGCCTGCCCTACTCTTTGGCGAAGAGACCGgcggctctcgcgtctctgctttACGATttgagggcgaggcgccgccggagtCGAACGCGtgtgtcgcctcctctgccgcggtgttttcttcggcgccgctcgcgtcagCGTCTGCAGTCTCAGAGCACCCCTCCGGCGGTCTTTTCGTCGCTTCGCCCCAGAGGGggcttcgccggcggagcaGAGGTCACGGGAGCCGCTCCGACTCTCCTCGttcggctgcgcgcggggACTCGctcggcggagggcgagcgcagggggcggccggaccggcgggcgccgaggagaccgcggcggaagcggagagcgacgcatCTGTCGGAAGCGGACACCCGTcaagcgcgagcgccagaAGCTCCGCAGAGGATCTGAGCCTCGGCGGCAgcacagaggaggcgcaggcaggcaaCGAAGAGGATGAAAAGCTGGAAgatgaggagagagaggacgaagaggcaggggctggcggcgcacgcggagcagaaggcagaggcgagtcCCGAGTcgcagacggagaggcgggTGAAGAGCccggcgaggacggagaagaggggcccgacgaggcgaagggcggcggccggtGGGAAGGAAGCGATTCTGGGGCATTGGGTGTCCAGGTCTCTGACTTCGGCAGCTCGACCGAGGAAACAGAAACGCGGCCTTTTTCATCCAGGCCCGCATCCGACGTAGACATGCGCCCTCAGGCTCACGAGACCCCCGAGAGcccagcggaggcgctggcggcgaggcgcgccgcggcaaacgaagaagaggcttctGCCGGTCGGGCTTCCGTAGTCATCGCTTCAGCTCCGCTCGGCTCGACCGTGAGCGGTGGAGTTGGTCTCGCCCCCCATCAGGAGCTCAGCGTCTCGtctttcgcgtctccgcggtttcgctacgcgtcgccgctgcctgacGAGGTCggcacgccgacgccgctgagGGAAGTCGACGCCGAAGTGCAGAGAGAACTCGAAGAGAGTggggagctgcagcaggagggGACCGCGGACATGACGGATTTCAGCcgagagggcgcagagggcgagcgccgtGACGTTGAACAAGCGCGCTCGGCCGGCTGGTCGGGTTTCTCCGCCAACAGCGAACGCCTTTCTCCCGCGAAAGTCGTGTCTTCAACGtttttctcgccgtcgcactCCGCGCTTCCCctgccctccgcagccttcctcgccgcgctgcaggactctccgccgtcctcgAACGCGTCGATGGCCTtcccttcgtcgtcttcttcgctggcggGTTCGCCGGCGCTCTCGTCCTCGTGCTTCTTCGCTCCCCAcagcgaggctgcgcccAGGGAGGAGTCGACGCGCCCGTCTGTCCCCGCtatctcttcttccgcggttTCGGCGTCCCCGGCGCCCCCCTTTCGGTTGTTTTCAGCCGCGTATctgcacacgcaggcgctcgacgagaggcgcgagggcgacgcggcgaagggcgagaaggaggcgtgGGAcgtgagcggcggcggcatcgctgtctccgccgcgctgtgcggcggcctgcgcggggagcagccgctgctgccgcaggaaAGCGCCAAGCTCCGTGCCGAGCCGCGAACGTACGCGACCGACCGCGGGCACCGCaccgaggcgcggcggacggctgagggcgaggaaggctcgacgcgagagaaagggactggaggcgagcgtcgcgcggagacgcgggggAGCCTGTCGCTCTCtacgcggcgcgcccgcggcggaagaacctccggtcgccgcagcgaaagcgaaagcagcaacgagagcgagcgccggtggcgggggggcggcgaccgcgaggcaggcgccgagggcctTCTCGCGAAGCGGGGCGCTGAGGggcgagaaaacgaagaggatgaaggcgccgcgcagagagagcagcaccatggagaggcgcgaagcggcggcgcggttGCCGCAAAGGACGCTCACGGAAAACCCAAAGAGgctgcacgcagacgcggagtcGAACGTGGCAGAGCCGAcccggaagacgacgactgCATCGTTatcgaggaggagggaaTGCTCGCTGGAGGGGAGGGAGCGCCCGACGACGGCCGGGAGGAGGCCCGACGGCACTCTGAGCCCGCTGACCTTTGGCCCTTGGCCtctggaggcgagcgcgagcgaggcagtGTCGAAAGAAACGGCAGTCGATTGGGCGCCGTGGCGGACTGCCATCGCGAAGTTCTTCTTTCGTTGAAGCGGAagcacgaagaagagagtcGCAAAAAGTTccccgccgccacgccgcagcagcacgcggcgtcggttccgccgtcctctctgtcgtcggcggcctcttcttcttctcgtccgTCCagttcgctgccttcgctgcggcgacacCCGGCGTCTCAGGCGCCGTCTTTTTCTTTGCAGCCCTCatctgccgctgcctcctcgcggcaATCGCATCTCCTACTTccagcgtctccttctctgcgctctcccgcgtctctgcagcccaCGCGGCTTTCGGACAGGCTGGCGCAGGCCACTGCGGCGCGACTccgctcgccctgcgcgtctctccctccggcAAAGAAGCAGCGGGCGCTGTCGCCCCCCGTGCCCTCTGCaaggggggcggcgagcccAGCGCGGTCGGAgcgggccgcggcggcgagaggaggggcggagaccgcgccgAGCGGAGCCACGCCCAGGGACTTCTCCCTCGAGCAAAAGCCGGACACACCAGGCCGCGCGGAGTCGCCAGCCGGCGCAGtggccgcgtcttctgcctctcctgtGCTGATTGTCAGCGACGAGGatgaggaggagaaggcgaggcaagGTGGAGTctccgcagagacaggcgacacgcgtgaggcgcccgcggaacAGAAGAAATGCGCGTCGCTGAAACTCGGGGGACGAgcagcgacggaggcagaagcgcacgcagaggccgcgagggaggcggaggcgaacggcCGGCCGAGAAAGACACAGCGAGAAGAACGGTGCGCGgaaagcgacgcgcggcaggcgcccgccgcggcggcaggccccGTGGAGGGCGCACAGCCCGACGCGCGGAAAGCAGACCCCGGCGAGATGCGACAAGAGAAAGAGGGCACCGGCGAGCAAAAACGAAACGACAGAGTCCTCGAGAGGAGGAAAGTGCGGCAAGACGAAGTGGAGCTGCAATCGCCCAAGTCGCGCGCGGACCCTGAGAAGAAGCCTGCTCAATCCGCTTTCGAAGCAGCCACCCCCAACCGGCCGGTgacccgcggcgcgagaTGGAAAATCGCTCCGG AGGATCAGGCGGCTCTGACGGGGCTGCTTCATAGAGTCAGCGAAGTGCGCGGAAACGACGGCGAAGTCGTCGTCCACCGCGCAGGCATCCCGCTCACGAT CAAgagcctgcgcggcctgctgcctGGCGGACTTCTCGATGACGAAGTTATCAACCTCTACATGGTCTTGCTGCAAGAGAGGGACGACCGCAGCCTGCGAATCTCTCAGACTCGCCCCGATAC GGCAGCTTCGACGCGGCACCGTCGATGTCAGTTTTTTCCTTCGCATTTCTACGCGAGTCTGCGGAAGAGCGGCTACGAGGGAGTTCGG CGATGGACCATGAGGAAGAAGGTTGATATTTTCGGTCAAGATCTCCTCGTCTTTCCTCTTCACGTGGTGGCTGAGACACACTGGGCCCTGGGCGTCGTGAACTTCAG cgccggcgctaTTGAGTACTACGACTCCCTGGACTacaaagaagaaggaaaaga ATTTGGGGACAGAATTCGAGACTACCTGCGTCGTGAACACCTCGACAAGAAAGGGCGCCCCTTCCACGCCGGAAAGTCTCTGCGATCCGTAGTG AAGCGCGTCCCACATCAAGAGAACTCCTCAGACTGCGGAGTGTTTTGTTGCCAGTTCGCGGAGCACTTGGGCGCGGCTCGACTCGCTTTCGACTTCAGTCAAGTCGACATCACGCCGCTGCGCTACAAAATG ATGCTTCAGCTCTCTCAGACCTATGTCGCCTAG